The Mytilus galloprovincialis chromosome 4, xbMytGall1.hap1.1, whole genome shotgun sequence genome contains a region encoding:
- the LOC143070927 gene encoding 52 kDa repressor of the inhibitor of the protein kinase-like, which yields MDRPIFSVYPSVNEGFRSLFHRIIYPVRQYNYSESNNNQPTFGIMWTRDGDLDSRQGFRFEPNHFALMVRPEEVTNVGNDQCMGDTDSMDYESFATSRDSINVDPDTLFVSDDTNDDTNLNHSSNMDIDINSIPVNLENSPIPDVIPIVNETEADADTATCVSSTNPDFLSHDVGDIFGSISSITDEQKHVFLKDHFFPDENYTDFIKQHITKGKQKRQYTLSFQRSWLTQYPWLVYSPKQQGGLCKFCVLFQPKNERIKNAVLVNRPFTNLSKATGKDGVLQTHANCQYHKESVSLSSEFLNNYSKPQESIQYKLSSINEKNYNLNCHILHKIVQTIVLCGKQNIALRGHRDDSTTPSQATNKGNFLAILNLLAKSDDTLKTHLESPGNKNAKYTSKTIQNEVIEIVGMYIRNKLTAQLKDEGAVFTIIADETTDVSNHEMLALCLRFVSANNQNVEIKEIFFDFVHLNRTSGNKIAQCIIDSLSRHGIDVNKCRGQGYDGAGAMSSARVGVQARIKEVSPLALYVHCNSHVLNLSIAGACKIPSVRNMIDSLNEVYFFFHNSPKRQTYFELVIERLEIPSNVKKIKGLCKTRWIERHQCYETFYELYTTICRTFEGILNLENAEALVDLPHGQWEWDRETRTKAQGLLHTMESSMFIVAFVTVKNCLEAIKPAAVKLQKREQDIYSAYQYIDNAKTTISQYRKDIDDLFRTWFKDAEALAALVGTKITKPRITGRQTNRANATSDSAEEYFCRNMAIPFSDHLDTEMKTRFQSQDRVGVELFGLLPSSSKSSSDIEDFVKKLSFWKDDLVAPSSLRSELQLWNRFWEGKDPLPDSLLGCLNVADEDIFPNIRKLLIIGCTLPVTSCEAERSFSTLRRTKTYLRNSIGDERLAGLTLMNVHGDVDINIEDICKLFIQSHRRRMFKNSLLTAND from the coding sequence ATGGACAGGCCAATATTTTCTGTATATCCATCTGTAAATGAAGGTTTTCGATCCTTGTTTCACAGAATAATTTATCCTGTACGACAATATAACTATTCAGAAAGCAATAACAACCAACCAACATTTGGAATCATGTGGACACGTGACGGCGATTTGGATTCACGTCAGGGATTCCGTTTTGAACCAAACCACTTCGCGTTGATGGTAAGACCGGAAGAAGTGACCAATGTTGGTAATGACCAATGTATGGGTGACACAGACAGCATGGATTATGAATCGTTTGCTACATCGAGGGACAGTATAAACGTGGACCCAGACACACTTTTTGTCTCAGATGACACAAATGACGACACAAACCTTAACCATAGCTCTAATATGGATATCGATATTAACTCTATTCCCGTAAATTTAGAAAATAGTCCAATCCCTGACGTTATTCCTATCGTTAATGAAACTGAGGCAGACGCAGACACGGCTACATGTGTCAGTTCGACAAACCCCGATTTCTTGTCACATGATGTTGGAGATATTTTTGGCTCCATATCGTCGATCACGGATGAACAAAAACATGTATTCCTGAAGGATCATTTTTTTCCTGATGAAAATTATACTGATTTTATAAAACAGCATATTACAAAGGGCAAACAGAAAAGGCAATATACATTAAGTTTTCAAAGATCTTGGTTAACGCAATATCCATGGTTAGTCTATAGTCCAAAACAACAAGGAGGTTTGTGTAAGTTCTGTGTTCTATTCCAACCAAAGAATGAACGAataaaaaatgcagttttggtAAACCGACCCTTCACTAATTTATCAAAAGCAACCGGAAAAGACGGCGTCTTGCAGACTCATGCAAACTGTCAGTATCACAAAGAGTCTGTGTCACTAAGTTCTGAGTTTCTTAATAATTATTCGAAACCCCAAGAGAGTATCCAGTACAAACTTTCATCAATAAATGAGAAAAACTACAATTTGAATTGTCATATACTTCACAAAATCGTCCAAACTATCGTACTTTGTGGAAAGCAAAACATAGCTTTGAGAGGACATCGGGATGATAGTACAACGCCAAGTCAAGCTACTAATAAAGGTAATTTCCTAGCCATTTTGAACTTACTTGCAAAGTCAGATGACACTCTAAAAACTCACTTGGAAAGTCCAGgaaataaaaatgcaaaatacaCATCAAAGACGATTCAAAATGAGGTAATTGAAATCGTAGGTATGTACATTAGAAACAAATTGACCGCACAGCTAAAGGACGAAGGAGCTGTTTTCACAATCATAGCTGACGAGACAACTGACGTATCTAACCATGAGATGCTTGCATTATGCCTACGTTTTGTATCAGCTAATAACCAAAATGTTGAAATTAAGGAAATTTTTTTCGACTTTGTACATTTAAATAGAACATCTGGCAACAAAATAGCTCAATGTATTATTGATTCGCTCAGTCGTCACGGAATAGATGTCAACAAATGCAGAGGACAAGGCTACGATGGAGCAGGAGCCATGTCATCGGCAAGAGTTGGGGTCCAGGCTCGTATTAAAGAAGTATCTCCATTAGCACTGTATGTTCACTGCAACAGCCATGTTTTAAATCTTAGTATTGCTGGAGCTTGCAAGATACCTTCTGTTCGCAACATGATAGATTCTTTAAATGAAGTTTACTTCTTCTTCCATAATTCCCCAAAAAGACAAACCTATTTTGAACTTGTAATCGAACGGCTTGAAATTCCTTCCAACGTGAAAAAAATCAAAGGTCTTTGCAAAACCCGTTGGATTGAAAGACatcaatgttatgaaactttctATGAACTATATACAACCATATGCCGTACATTTGAAGGTATTTTGAACTTAGAAAATGCAGAGGCTCTTGTTGATTTACCTCATGGTCAGTGGGAATGGGACAGAGAAACAAGGACAAAGGCACAAGGTCTCTTGCATACTATGGAAAGTTCCATGTTTATCGTTGCTTTTGTCACTGTGAAGAATTGCTTGGAAGCTATTAAACCCGCTGCCGTAAAATTACAGAAAAGGGAGCAAGACATATATTCTGCTTACCAATACATAGACAATGCTAAAACAACAATATCTCAGTATCGTAAAGATATCGATGACCTTTTTCGAACTTGGTTCAAGGATGCTGAGGCACTTGCAGCTCTAGTTggtacaaaaataacaaaaccaaGAATAACAGGTCGACAGACAAACAGAGCTAATGCTACGAGTGATTCTGCAGAAGAATACTTCTGTAGAAATATGGCTATTCCATTTAGTGACCATTTAGATACTGAGATGAAAACCCGGTTTCAATCTCAAGACAGAGTTGGTGTTGAGTTGTTTGGATTGCTTCCAAGTTCTTCAAAGTCAAGCAGTGATATTGAGGATTTTGTTAAAAAACTGTCTTTTTGGAAAGATGATTTAGTCGCCCCTTCATCTCTCAGATCTGAGTTGCAGTTATGGAATAGGTTTTGGGAGGGAAAGGATCCACTGCCAGACAGTTTACTCGGATGTCTGAACGTCGCTGATGAAGACATATTCCCAAATATCAGGAAACTTCTAATAATTGGTTGTACATTGCCAGTAACAAGTTGTGAAGCCGAGAGATCCTTTTCCACCCTACGTAGGACAAAAACATATCTACGAAACAGTATAGGAGATGAAAGACTGGCAGGACTTACCCTTATGAATGTTCACGGAGATGTTGACATCAACATTGAAGACATTTGTAAACTTTTTATCCAATCTCATCGAAGACGTATGTTTAAAAACAGTCTACTTACAGCAAATGATTAA